Proteins encoded within one genomic window of Magnetococcales bacterium:
- a CDS encoding heavy-metal-associated domain-containing protein — protein MVPEPWNVTHDLKVAGMVCAECAEIIAEGLGALNGVLKVVTNWHRNTVTVTYDLQRVRIHALEKLLTEIGFPPDPGFIQRKKREWIRFVDQNTLDAMHHRGACCNKPPR, from the coding sequence ATGGTGCCCGAACCTTGGAATGTGACCCACGATTTGAAAGTCGCCGGGATGGTCTGCGCCGAGTGCGCCGAAATCATCGCCGAGGGGTTGGGCGCCTTGAATGGTGTGCTGAAAGTGGTGACCAACTGGCACCGGAATACCGTGACCGTCACCTATGACCTGCAACGGGTGCGGATTCACGCTTTGGAAAAATTGTTGACCGAGATCGGGTTTCCCCCCGATCCCGGTTTCATTCAGCGCAAGAAAAGGGAATGGATCCGCTTCGTGGATCAAAATACCCTCGACGCCATGCATCACCGGGGAGCCTGTTGCAACAAGCCTCCCCGGTGA
- a CDS encoding copper-translocating P-type ATPase encodes MVTFPVGGMSCASCSGRVERALSAIPGVERASVNLTMAKATVVGDVPVDVLISAVREIGFQVPVVTESFAIQGLSCASCAAKAERALTGVTGVMRARVNLASHEALVAHVPDVVTFEGLQETVQAVGFTLVRTRPDEDPMDLAESERLHEYKQIKGRLVIGAVLLIANMAVMHGHWHGMEAWLQFALVTPVQFWVGWPFHVNAWSALRHGGANMHSLVTVGTFSAYLYSVLVLLAPDLFVARGVAAEVYFETSGMIIVLILLGRFLEIRAKGKTSQAIRALMGLTPKVARVVRDGQEMDIPLRDVVVGDSFVVRPGEKIPVDGIILKGHATLDESMLTGEAMPVERGPGEALTGGTINRTGSLIGKAVKVGRDTALARIVEMVREAQGVKPPIARLADQIAAIFVPVVMGIALVTFGVWYGFGPEPSFNYALLNFVAVLIIACPCALGLATPTSILVGTGKGAEHGILIRGGDALETAHKIDVVVFDKTGTLTMGKPVMTDWIGDAALLKWVASAERRSEHPIAEAVVAGARERGMILAEPSRFVAIPGQGVRAEVEGHEVVVGTVKLMVENSIDCVEILDAFQELQRQGKSAMLAAVDGTIAGVLAVSDRVKPHAGQAVLRLQEMGVEVVMLTGDGKTVARAIADQLGIRTVLAEVLPQEKEQEIQRLQATGKVVAMVGDGINDSPALARADVGIAMGTGTDVAMEASDITLVSGDPRGVATAIQLSRATMRNIRQNLFWAFAYNVVLIPLAAGVWFPWFGVLLSPIFAAFAMSLSSVTVVSNALRLRRFRVEHSGG; translated from the coding sequence ATGGTGACATTCCCCGTGGGCGGCATGTCGTGCGCCTCGTGTTCGGGTCGGGTGGAACGGGCCTTGTCGGCCATTCCCGGTGTGGAACGGGCCTCGGTGAACCTCACCATGGCCAAGGCCACGGTGGTGGGCGACGTTCCTGTGGATGTTCTGATTTCGGCTGTGCGGGAGATTGGTTTTCAGGTTCCGGTGGTGACGGAATCGTTTGCCATTCAGGGATTGTCCTGCGCTTCGTGCGCGGCCAAGGCAGAACGCGCCTTGACCGGCGTGACGGGAGTGATGCGGGCACGGGTCAATCTGGCCTCCCACGAGGCCTTGGTGGCCCATGTGCCGGATGTGGTCACCTTCGAGGGGTTGCAAGAGACGGTTCAGGCTGTGGGTTTCACCCTGGTCCGGACCCGACCCGACGAAGATCCCATGGATCTGGCCGAAAGCGAACGCCTGCACGAATACAAGCAGATCAAAGGGCGTCTGGTGATCGGTGCTGTGTTGTTGATCGCCAATATGGCGGTCATGCATGGCCATTGGCACGGGATGGAGGCTTGGTTGCAATTCGCTTTGGTCACGCCGGTACAATTTTGGGTGGGCTGGCCGTTTCACGTCAACGCTTGGTCGGCGTTGCGGCATGGCGGGGCCAATATGCATTCGTTGGTCACGGTGGGGACGTTTTCCGCCTATCTGTATTCGGTGCTGGTGCTGCTGGCGCCGGATTTGTTCGTCGCCCGGGGAGTGGCGGCGGAGGTCTATTTCGAGACTTCCGGCATGATCATCGTGTTGATTCTGCTGGGGCGGTTTTTAGAGATTCGCGCCAAGGGCAAAACCTCCCAGGCGATCCGGGCGCTCATGGGGTTGACCCCCAAGGTGGCCCGGGTGGTGCGCGATGGCCAGGAAATGGATATCCCGTTGCGGGATGTGGTGGTCGGGGACTCCTTTGTGGTGCGTCCCGGGGAGAAAATCCCGGTGGATGGCATCATTCTGAAAGGACATGCCACCTTGGACGAGTCCATGTTGACCGGTGAGGCCATGCCCGTGGAACGTGGACCCGGCGAGGCGTTGACGGGTGGAACCATCAATCGGACCGGATCGCTGATCGGCAAGGCGGTGAAGGTGGGGCGGGATACGGCCCTGGCCCGGATCGTGGAAATGGTGCGGGAAGCGCAAGGGGTCAAGCCTCCGATTGCCCGTCTGGCGGATCAGATCGCGGCGATTTTTGTGCCGGTGGTCATGGGCATCGCGTTGGTGACGTTTGGGGTTTGGTACGGGTTTGGACCGGAGCCATCGTTCAACTATGCGTTGTTGAATTTTGTCGCGGTGTTGATCATCGCTTGTCCCTGCGCGTTGGGATTGGCGACTCCGACCTCGATTCTGGTGGGAACCGGCAAGGGGGCGGAGCATGGCATTCTGATCCGGGGTGGCGATGCGTTGGAAACGGCGCACAAGATCGATGTGGTGGTGTTTGACAAAACCGGTACTTTGACCATGGGCAAACCGGTGATGACCGATTGGATCGGTGACGCCGCCTTGTTGAAATGGGTGGCTTCTGCCGAGCGGCGTTCCGAGCATCCCATCGCCGAGGCGGTGGTGGCCGGGGCCCGGGAAAGAGGGATGATTCTCGCGGAGCCGTCCCGCTTTGTGGCCATTCCGGGTCAGGGGGTCAGGGCCGAGGTGGAGGGGCATGAAGTGGTGGTTGGGACAGTCAAGCTGATGGTGGAAAACAGCATCGATTGCGTGGAAATTTTGGATGCCTTTCAGGAATTGCAGCGTCAGGGCAAGAGCGCCATGCTGGCGGCGGTGGATGGAACAATCGCGGGCGTGTTGGCGGTTTCGGATCGGGTCAAGCCTCATGCCGGGCAAGCGGTGCTTCGTTTGCAAGAGATGGGGGTCGAGGTGGTGATGCTCACCGGGGATGGCAAGACGGTGGCCAGGGCCATTGCGGATCAGTTGGGGATTCGCACCGTGTTGGCCGAGGTGTTGCCGCAGGAAAAAGAACAGGAGATCCAGCGTCTTCAGGCGACGGGAAAGGTGGTCGCCATGGTGGGAGATGGTATCAATGATTCTCCGGCGTTGGCGCGGGCCGATGTGGGGATTGCCATGGGTACCGGCACCGATGTGGCCATGGAGGCTTCGGACATTACCCTGGTGAGCGGGGATCCCCGCGGTGTGGCTACCGCCATTCAGTTGTCGCGGGCCACGATGCGAAATATTCGGCAAAATTTGTTCTGGGCGTTTGCCTATAACGTTGTTTTGATTCCTTTGGCTGCCGGGGTGTGGTTCCCCTGGTTTGGCGTGTTGTTGTCGCCCATTTTCGCGGCGTTTGCCATGAGCCTCTCCAGTGTGACCGTGGTGAGCAATGCGTTGCGACTGCGGCGGTTTCGCGTGGAGCATTCAGGGGGGTAA